A stretch of DNA from Bacteroidales bacterium:
TGATTGTCCCTGTATGTATCCATACATTGCCAGAATCCCGTATGCTTAAAAACAGATAATTGATTTTTAGCAGTTAGTAATTCCATTGGTTTTTTTTCCAAATCAACATTAGGGTCATCAGGTATTAAATCTAAAAATTCTTTTTTAAAAACAAAAAAACCGCCATTTATCGGGTTTTTATCAGTTGTGTCTTTTACCTTTTCTTTAAATTTAGTTACAATATTATTTTCAATAATCAGGTCACCAAATCTTGATGATGGATATGTTCCTGTTACAGTCCCTAGTGTTTTATACTTTTTATGTAAGGAAACTAACATAGAAATATCAACATTACTAACAGCATCACCATATGTAACCATAAAATTATCTTCGCTAATATATTTACTACATAATTTTACTCTATATCCTGTCATGGATTTTTCACCGGTTTCAACTAGAGTAATTTTCCAGTTATCTTCAATGGCTCCATTATGTACTTTTATTGAGCCTTTATTTCCTAAATCAATGGTAAAATCACTATTATAATTATAATAATTCAGAAAATAATTTCTAATAACATTTCCTTTATAACCTAATGCCAAAACAAATTCTTTGTATCCATAATATGCATAATGTTTCATAATATGCCATAAAATAGGTTTGCCACCAATTTCGACCATAGGTTTTGGTTTATATTCTGTTTCTTCCCTAAGGCGTGTTCCCATGCCTCCGCATAAAATAATAACTTTCATTACTACTATTTTTAAATATTTTTTATTTTTAAAAGATACAGTGTTTTGGTATTGATTGTTTCGTAGTGTAACACATGATAGTCAGGGCTTGACTTGAATTGTACATTGTGGCTTAAATACCTGATATTAAGGAGTCAAACCCTG
This window harbors:
- the rfbF gene encoding glucose-1-phosphate cytidylyltransferase, producing MKVIILCGGMGTRLREETEYKPKPMVEIGGKPILWHIMKHYAYYGYKEFVLALGYKGNVIRNYFLNYYNYNSDFTIDLGNKGSIKVHNGAIEDNWKITLVETGEKSMTGYRVKLCSKYISEDNFMVTYGDAVSNVDISMLVSLHKKYKTLGTVTGTYPSSRFGDLIIENNIVTKFKEKVKDTTDKNPINGGFFVFKKEFLDLIPDDPNVDLEKKPMELLTAKNQLSVFKHTGFWQCMDTYRDNQLLNKLWKENPQWKVWK